The genomic window TACCGGCAGGATCTCCCGACCAGTCAGGTGCTGCAACTCAAGGAACTGGTGCAGGGACGGCCCTACACCCTGCTGTCCCCGCATGAGACACAGGAGGCTCCGGTCGTGGTCAGTGCCTGGAACAAGCAGCTCGCCGTGGAGAACGCCGGGGACTCCCGTATCCAGGACTTCATTCAGATGTATGCCCAGGGCGGTGAAGCGCCGGAAATCGGGGCCTCGTGCAGCGGCGCGTACAACGGCACCGTTTGATGGCCCCCTGGGCGGCGGGCCTGCTCAGTCTGGCGCTGCTGAGCGGCGGACTGGCCGTCGCCTGGCCCCGCCCACCCGCTGAGGGCAGCCCAGACGTCACCTTTGCCCGGGACATGAGCGCGCACCACGCCCAGGCCGTCGACCTGAGCGTCACGATGTTCAAGCGCGCGGCGGACCCAGCCGTGAAGCTGCTCGCCCAGGACATCCTGCTGACGCAACAGGCGCAGATCGGGCAGATGGGCGGGTGGCTGATGGCCTGGGGACGCCCCCTGGCCGGCCGAGAGGCTCCCATGGCGGGGATGGACCCGGCGCATATGGGGCTGGCCTCGGCGAAGGACATGCGGGACATGGAGACCCTCCCGGTTCGCACCGCGCAGACCCGCTACCTGGTGCTGATGCGGCGGCACCATCAGGGCGGGGTCACCATGGCGAACTCGGCCCTGGCACAGGTGGAGCGGCCGGAGGTCCGGGCCTTCGCCGAGCGGGTCGTGGCCGCCCAGACTTCGGAAATCCAGGCCATCGACGCCCTGCTCACGAAGCTGATGGGCCAGTCCCAACCCGAGGTGGACGGCATGCACCATGAGTGAACACGGCCACAGCCACGGCGCGAACGCGAACGCGCGGCAACTCGGCATCGCCCTGACGTTGACCGGGACCTTCCTCGTCGTCGAAGTCATCTACGGCTTTCTTTCCGGCAGCCTGGCCCTGCTGTCCGACGCCGGGCACATGCTGACCGACGTGATGGCGCTGGCCCTGTCTCTGTTCGCCATCCGGATCGGGCAGCGGGCGGCCGACCGCAAACGCACCTTCGGGTACCGCCGGACGGAGATCCTGGCCGCCGCTGTGAATGCGGGCGTGCTCTTCGCCATCGGTCTGTACATCCTGTTCGAGGCTTACGGGCGGCTGAGAGAGCCGGTCGACGTGGAGACCACGCCCATGCTGATCGTGGCGGTGTTGGGCCTGCTGGTCAACGTCGTGAGCGCCCGCATCCTGGTGGGCGGCAGCCAGAACAGCCTGAACATGAAATCCGCCTACCTGGAAGTCATGGGAGACCTGCTGGGATCGGTGGCGGTCATCGCCGGAGCGCTGATTATCCGCTTCACGGGCCTGACCTGGGTGGACCCGGTGCTGGGCGCCCTGATCGGGCTCTGGGTGTTGCCGCGCACCTGGACGCTGCTGAAGGCCAGCGTGAACGTCCTGATGGAGGGCGTACCCGAAGGCGTGGACCTGGACACCCTGCGCGCCGAACTCACGGCCCTGCCAGGCGTCGAGGACGTTCATGACCTGCACGTGTGGAGCATCACCAGCGGCGAGAACAGCCTGACGGCACACCTGACAGTGAAGCAGGCCCCGCCCGGGCTGCTCGCCAGCGTTCAGGCGGTCGCGGCCAGGCACGGCATCGGCCACGCCACCGTTCAACTCGAAGTGCCCGGCGCCCATGCGGGCGAGAAAGGACATCTGCACCCATGAGTGACCCTTCTTCCTCTGCTGCACCCCTCCAGGCCCCTGCCGGGCGTCCCGCCTGGCAGTCCATGCTGTGGGCCCTGCTGGCGGTCACCCTGCTGCTGGGAGGTGTCTGGGCCTACGCCCGCATGAAAAGTCCCTTCCCGTTCTACGGCACAGTGTTCAACGTGGAGGAGGCCGCACCGGCCCTGGTGGGCACCGGGGAGGATGGGCGACCCTTCGCCCTGAGTGACCTGCGTGGACAGGCGGTCGCGGTGTTTTTCGGCTTCCTGCACTGCCCCAATATCTGTCCGACCACCCTGGCTTCACTGGAGCGGGTCCGTCAGGCCCTTCCGGAAAAGGACCAGGCCAACTTCCGCACGGTGCTCGTGACCCTCGACCCCGCTCGGGACACGGTCGGCAAGCTGCGGGAGTATGTGACCTACTTCAGCCCGTCCGCCAAAGGCGTGTTCATTCCGGAACCGGGGCTGGCCGCCGCGGCCGCCGCCTGGGGCGTGGGGTACCAGAAGGCCGACATCGAGAACGAGCTGACCTACCAGATCAACCACACCACTGGGGTCTACCTGATCGACCGGGAGGGGCGGCGGCGGGTGGTCTGGGATTACACCCAGCTCACGCGGGTAGACCGGGTAGCGGCGGATATCCGAGAAGTGATGCAGTAACGGTGCGGGTGCCCACCCTGCGCTATGGTCAGGATGTGAGAACCGCTTCTCAAGATGACGTGTGCGAGATTCCCTGCGTTCACCCTGAGGCGGTCGTCCGGGTGCGCGCCGCCTTACCTGACGCGGGAGGGGTCGAGGACGCCACTGCGCTGCTGAAGGTCATCGCCGATCCGACTCGTTTTCGCATTCTCAGCGCCCTGAACGTAGAGGAACTGTGCGTGTGTGACCTGGCAGCGGTGGTCGGCATCAGCGAGAGTGCGGCCAGCCATCAGTTGCGCTTGCTGCGCGCTCACCGGCTGGTCACCTTCCGCAAGGAGGGACGCATCGCCTACTACCGTCTGCTCGACCAGCACATCAACGGCTTAATCGGCAGCGCCGTGGACCACGTGCGCGAGCCAAACCTGCGTTGATCGTACTGACCGCGCTGCCGGGGCCGCTGGTCGGGGGAATTGTTCGGCACCCGAGCGCTCCAGAACCCTCTGAAAAGGGCTGGTCCCGAGTGGCCGATATACAGCCGCACTTCCTCACCGGGCGAGGCCCCGCCCACTTACTGGGTGAGCCACTCAAGGTGCTCCCCTGACCCCTTCGATCGGCGCCAGCTGCCAGCCACGGAGGGAACCTTGTCCAGTCCCACCCCCGTCACCTGTGATGATCAATGTGAGCCGGAACGGGCGAGGTCC from Deinococcus terrestris includes these protein-coding regions:
- a CDS encoding ArsR/SmtB family transcription factor, yielding MRTASQDDVCEIPCVHPEAVVRVRAALPDAGGVEDATALLKVIADPTRFRILSALNVEELCVCDLAAVVGISESAASHQLRLLRAHRLVTFRKEGRIAYYRLLDQHINGLIGSAVDHVREPNLR
- a CDS encoding DUF305 domain-containing protein; this translates as MAPWAAGLLSLALLSGGLAVAWPRPPAEGSPDVTFARDMSAHHAQAVDLSVTMFKRAADPAVKLLAQDILLTQQAQIGQMGGWLMAWGRPLAGREAPMAGMDPAHMGLASAKDMRDMETLPVRTAQTRYLVLMRRHHQGGVTMANSALAQVERPEVRAFAERVVAAQTSEIQAIDALLTKLMGQSQPEVDGMHHE
- a CDS encoding DUF3105 domain-containing protein, with product MNRLIVLTLPFLLAACTHKGGEIEGVKSFKNTGGAHQEGRIAYEQTPPAGGPHNPSWQNCGVYDRPLYDEYAVHSLEHGAVWVTYRQDLPTSQVLQLKELVQGRPYTLLSPHETQEAPVVVSAWNKQLAVENAGDSRIQDFIQMYAQGGEAPEIGASCSGAYNGTV
- a CDS encoding cation diffusion facilitator family transporter translates to MSEHGHSHGANANARQLGIALTLTGTFLVVEVIYGFLSGSLALLSDAGHMLTDVMALALSLFAIRIGQRAADRKRTFGYRRTEILAAAVNAGVLFAIGLYILFEAYGRLREPVDVETTPMLIVAVLGLLVNVVSARILVGGSQNSLNMKSAYLEVMGDLLGSVAVIAGALIIRFTGLTWVDPVLGALIGLWVLPRTWTLLKASVNVLMEGVPEGVDLDTLRAELTALPGVEDVHDLHVWSITSGENSLTAHLTVKQAPPGLLASVQAVAARHGIGHATVQLEVPGAHAGEKGHLHP
- a CDS encoding SCO family protein; amino-acid sequence: MSDPSSSAAPLQAPAGRPAWQSMLWALLAVTLLLGGVWAYARMKSPFPFYGTVFNVEEAAPALVGTGEDGRPFALSDLRGQAVAVFFGFLHCPNICPTTLASLERVRQALPEKDQANFRTVLVTLDPARDTVGKLREYVTYFSPSAKGVFIPEPGLAAAAAAWGVGYQKADIENELTYQINHTTGVYLIDREGRRRVVWDYTQLTRVDRVAADIREVMQ